A single region of the Anaerostipes rhamnosivorans genome encodes:
- a CDS encoding BglG family transcription antiterminator, whose protein sequence is MNNRLKAIFLFLIQNDDQYVTVKEISQRFSISMRTAYNDLNQIDDYLCKNGFMSLAREKNRGVMLRMDSHAKRKLQKIIWSGQDSNFSPRERSFHIIRYLLECTGYVTIDEISNHFKYSRNTIVNDLRKVKSWMDVHDLKLMTYPYKGICIEGRERSVRAAWTACLTEEKGVKNPADELKVLRGSEEIDESVKIIRTVSDLEEELHIRLSDEAYSRIVLCLGFSIYRIRNGNEIEMTFLYPGLEESNEYRAVSDKSSEIEMDFRILFPENEKAYLASLFIASSLQDEKNFGKIVDQWLPLQIVVRKLIKAMEEELNAEFMSDQQLFYGLLAHLRPAYYRILGGMPIDNPMYEYVMENFSLIHERMMNRISLAEKDLGVSFPEEEVSFLTICFAAALERQKKRKKRLPLAMVVCSTGTSTSQMLLSQLKSRFQISILGAFPARKVDEILQKQKVDLIISTVELIRDGVRVIKVSPVLDKHDIERLSDVLSSIDTKFSIDEILEIMKRHGSILDEGGLKEELRQYFEQEAAETIKTGKDRDPMLIEVLNKDLIKTNAEIQTRDEAVRESGRLLCRQGLADESYVEAMLQNVKENGTYIVIAPGIAMPHARPECGAKKIGISLMTLKEPVVFGHKVNDPVKIVIGLCAVDHQTHLTALSELVEILNDKEKINMILKAESPEEVMEVVKKGEAIC, encoded by the coding sequence GTGAATAATCGATTAAAAGCTATTTTCTTATTCTTAATTCAAAATGATGATCAATATGTGACAGTAAAAGAGATTTCGCAAAGGTTTTCTATCAGTATGAGGACCGCTTACAATGATTTGAACCAAATCGACGATTATCTTTGTAAAAACGGTTTTATGTCTCTGGCCAGAGAAAAGAATAGAGGGGTTATGCTCCGGATGGACAGCCATGCGAAAAGGAAACTTCAGAAGATCATATGGAGCGGACAGGACAGTAATTTTTCTCCTAGGGAACGGAGTTTTCATATTATCCGATACCTTTTGGAGTGTACTGGCTATGTTACAATTGACGAAATATCGAACCATTTTAAATATTCCAGAAATACGATTGTCAATGATCTGAGAAAAGTAAAGAGCTGGATGGATGTACATGACTTGAAATTAATGACTTATCCGTATAAGGGAATCTGTATTGAGGGCAGGGAGCGTTCAGTCAGGGCCGCATGGACAGCGTGTCTTACAGAAGAAAAGGGAGTTAAGAACCCGGCAGATGAGCTAAAGGTATTAAGGGGGAGTGAGGAGATAGATGAATCCGTAAAGATCATCCGGACCGTATCTGATCTGGAGGAAGAACTTCATATAAGGCTTTCAGATGAAGCCTACAGCCGCATTGTCCTGTGTCTCGGATTTTCTATTTACAGGATCAGAAATGGAAATGAAATAGAAATGACATTTCTGTATCCTGGCCTAGAAGAATCAAATGAGTATCGGGCCGTCTCGGATAAGAGCAGCGAGATTGAAATGGATTTTAGGATTTTGTTTCCTGAAAATGAAAAAGCGTATCTCGCTTCGCTCTTTATCGCCAGCAGCCTGCAGGATGAAAAGAACTTCGGAAAGATCGTGGACCAGTGGCTGCCCCTTCAGATCGTGGTCAGAAAATTAATCAAGGCTATGGAAGAAGAACTGAATGCTGAGTTTATGTCGGATCAGCAGCTGTTCTACGGCCTGCTGGCCCATTTGCGGCCGGCGTATTATAGGATCCTTGGAGGTATGCCGATTGACAATCCAATGTATGAATATGTGATGGAGAATTTCAGCTTGATCCATGAACGGATGATGAACCGTATTTCTCTGGCGGAGAAAGATCTTGGCGTTAGTTTTCCGGAAGAGGAGGTTTCCTTTCTGACGATCTGTTTCGCGGCAGCGCTGGAGAGACAGAAAAAGAGAAAGAAAAGACTTCCCTTGGCCATGGTGGTATGCAGCACTGGGACGAGCACATCCCAGATGCTTTTATCCCAGCTGAAAAGCAGATTTCAGATCTCGATTCTGGGTGCGTTCCCCGCTAGAAAAGTGGATGAGATTTTACAGAAACAAAAAGTGGATCTGATCATTTCCACGGTGGAACTGATTCGGGACGGAGTGAGAGTCATTAAGGTCAGTCCTGTTCTGGACAAACATGATATAGAACGGCTGAGTGATGTACTCAGCTCCATTGATACAAAGTTCAGTATAGATGAAATCTTGGAGATCATGAAACGCCATGGATCCATTTTGGATGAGGGGGGATTAAAGGAAGAACTCAGACAGTATTTTGAACAGGAAGCTGCGGAGACAATAAAGACAGGAAAGGACAGAGATCCAATGTTAATAGAAGTATTAAATAAAGACTTGATCAAGACGAATGCAGAGATTCAGACCAGAGATGAAGCGGTGAGAGAGAGCGGGAGACTTCTGTGCAGGCAGGGACTTGCAGATGAAAGCTATGTGGAGGCCATGCTCCAGAATGTAAAGGAGAACGGCACTTATATCGTCATAGCGCCGGGCATCGCCATGCCTCATGCAAGGCCTGAATGCGGGGCAAAGAAAATCGGTATCAGTCTTATGACATTAAAAGAACCGGTGGTATTTGGGCATAAGGTCAATGATCCGGTAAAAATCGTCATCGGCCTTTGTGCCGTGGATCACCAGACACATTTGACAGCACTTTCAGAACTGGTGGAAATATTAAATGATAAGGAGAAAATCAACATGATCTTAAAAGCAGAATCGCCGGAGGAGGTCATGGAGGTAGTAAAGAAAGGGGAAGCCATATGTTAA
- a CDS encoding type II secretion system F family protein — protein sequence MKRMRDYCQSIRIATAEKPGIKSIFKSLGTGKAVIAAVQGMILFFLAAYLFYDRIWLGFTYPVFFYPYMLYRLREQEKIQKRQSRLEFKEMLLSIYNSLSAGYSLENSMRAARDDLRAVNGGKRSTLEQQLSILCSGLEMNQPVEVLMERMASELRVDEAEQFAQILWMIKRNGGNLIQIIKKSVEHMNQKIQVKEEILTMVSAKKMEQKIMSVMPFFILLYVRLMNPGYFQVLYESLGGTLLTTVCLAVLAGSVFWARRIVEIEV from the coding sequence ATGAAGCGTATGAGGGATTATTGTCAGAGCATACGAATAGCAACGGCGGAGAAACCGGGCATAAAGAGTATTTTTAAAAGTCTGGGTACGGGAAAAGCCGTCATAGCGGCAGTACAGGGGATGATCTTGTTCTTTCTGGCAGCTTATCTGTTTTATGACCGGATCTGGCTGGGGTTCACCTATCCTGTTTTTTTCTATCCCTATATGCTTTACCGGCTCAGGGAACAAGAGAAGATACAAAAAAGGCAGTCCAGGCTGGAATTCAAGGAAATGCTGCTTTCGATTTATAACAGTCTGAGTGCGGGGTACTCTCTGGAAAACTCCATGAGAGCAGCAAGGGATGACTTAAGAGCCGTAAACGGAGGAAAAAGAAGTACGTTGGAGCAGCAGCTTTCAATTCTATGTTCCGGTTTGGAGATGAACCAGCCAGTAGAAGTGTTGATGGAAAGGATGGCATCGGAATTAAGGGTGGATGAAGCAGAGCAATTTGCACAGATATTGTGGATGATCAAGAGAAACGGAGGAAATTTGATTCAGATCATTAAAAAGTCAGTGGAGCACATGAATCAAAAGATTCAGGTGAAAGAGGAGATCCTCACAATGGTGTCCGCAAAGAAAATGGAACAGAAGATCATGTCTGTGATGCCGTTTTTCATCCTGCTGTATGTGCGTCTTATGAACCCAGGATATTTTCAGGTCTTATATGAATCTTTGGGAGGTACCCTTTTGACAACCGTCTGTTTGGCCGT
- a CDS encoding YfhO family protein, whose translation MPKRNNFYQQNKYLIWAFLAPFFILEGIAVVMGVQPFGDNSFLIVDALHQYLPFFADYHDKLKSLDNLFYSFHGGLGYNFLGLWAYYLSSPLNLVIVLFPKEMLNMVLSHLYIIKIALCGLTAAYYFRSRDKKRQDISIVAFGLCYALSSYIVGYSWNIMWLEVMMMLPLILAGMDRLIKKRDGRLYCGALFFSLLCNFYMSFMTCLFLVLWYLLYDHKKVKAFFVNGLKFAGYSLLSAMMAGAVLLPAYLGIMKTSSAKWDFPKDLWYGNFADLYCRHFLGTAPITNSVNDGEINLYCGILTLVFVLFYFMASRISWKTKIKRALLMLFLFFSFNMPLLGYIWHGFHNQYGIPNRFAYLYIFLLLIMAYDGLLVIKREGRQQAWKLCISCGILCMSVGIASLLNTKAFDRKVLAFTTAAIFLYLVVFALYDRKTLSRRGMVLICSLLLVIEAAGMAVYGFSENGQVRVSEYFGDTKNIQKVKNKYKTGPDQRMELIKGRMLDESIWHTLDGVTMFGSTALGDVVDMMDDLGFYTGVNEYLYEGATPFTNNLLGVRYNLLRTSDTNTTDFQYLDRIGDINVYGNPYNTAVGYGMKKSAYKWKYDDVNPFLVQNRLSGDAFGGNDIFHMIKTEKPKTNACKITQSNDGEYVFENTASLADNMTFEIPVTEDGKLYFHFDGSQVEDTVIYRNNEVYVSGRLNAQCIYLGDLKKGDHITVSMRLKQDDLMSGVVRVTLASLDEDAMKDLYGKMQEQAFQLEEADSSTLKGTVSMNEDGLVFFSIPYDKGWKVLVDGKETEVNSLGKAFLCVDVSEGKHEIKLEYCPEGFKEGIILTALGWLIFASICLRKRKKSV comes from the coding sequence ATGCCAAAAAGAAATAATTTTTACCAGCAGAACAAATATTTAATTTGGGCATTCCTTGCCCCATTCTTTATATTAGAAGGCATTGCAGTTGTGATGGGAGTACAGCCGTTTGGAGACAACTCCTTTCTGATCGTGGATGCCCTGCATCAGTACCTTCCGTTTTTTGCAGATTATCATGACAAGCTTAAGTCACTGGACAACCTTTTTTATTCCTTCCACGGAGGCCTGGGCTACAACTTTTTAGGGCTGTGGGCATACTATCTGTCCAGTCCCTTGAATCTTGTGATCGTACTGTTTCCGAAAGAGATGCTGAACATGGTCCTCAGTCATCTCTACATTATTAAGATTGCCCTTTGTGGGCTGACTGCGGCCTATTATTTCAGATCCAGGGATAAAAAAAGACAGGATATCAGCATTGTGGCATTCGGGCTTTGCTACGCACTGAGCAGCTATATTGTGGGGTACAGCTGGAATATCATGTGGCTGGAAGTCATGATGATGCTCCCGCTGATCCTTGCAGGGATGGACCGGCTCATAAAAAAGAGGGACGGCAGACTCTACTGCGGGGCGCTGTTTTTTTCGCTGCTCTGTAATTTTTACATGTCATTTATGACCTGCTTGTTTCTTGTATTATGGTATCTGCTGTATGACCATAAGAAGGTGAAGGCGTTCTTTGTCAACGGGTTGAAATTTGCCGGATATTCTCTTTTGTCGGCTATGATGGCGGGCGCGGTCCTGCTCCCGGCTTATCTGGGGATCATGAAGACCTCCTCTGCCAAGTGGGATTTCCCGAAGGATCTGTGGTACGGAAACTTTGCAGATCTTTACTGCAGACACTTTTTAGGGACCGCTCCCATCACTAACTCTGTGAATGACGGGGAGATCAACCTTTACTGTGGGATTTTGACCCTTGTTTTTGTTTTGTTTTACTTTATGGCTTCCAGGATCTCATGGAAGACAAAGATCAAGCGGGCGCTGTTGATGCTGTTTCTGTTTTTCAGTTTTAATATGCCGTTGCTCGGTTATATCTGGCATGGATTCCACAATCAATACGGAATCCCTAACCGGTTTGCATATCTGTACATTTTTTTACTGCTGATCATGGCTTACGACGGGCTGCTGGTCATAAAGAGAGAAGGACGGCAGCAGGCCTGGAAACTGTGTATTTCCTGCGGTATCCTTTGTATGTCGGTGGGCATTGCCAGCCTGCTTAACACAAAGGCATTTGACCGTAAGGTGCTGGCATTCACGACAGCAGCGATCTTTCTTTATCTTGTTGTGTTTGCGCTGTATGACAGGAAAACGCTGTCCAGACGGGGTATGGTGCTGATATGTTCTTTACTGCTTGTGATAGAAGCGGCAGGAATGGCAGTGTATGGTTTTTCAGAAAACGGCCAGGTACGGGTAAGTGAATACTTCGGCGATACAAAGAATATTCAGAAGGTGAAGAATAAATATAAGACAGGACCGGATCAGAGAATGGAACTGATCAAGGGAAGGATGCTGGATGAGAGCATCTGGCATACCCTGGACGGAGTGACGATGTTCGGTTCCACAGCCCTTGGGGATGTGGTGGACATGATGGATGATCTGGGATTTTACACCGGTGTCAATGAGTATCTGTATGAAGGGGCAACTCCGTTTACTAATAACCTGCTGGGGGTACGGTATAACCTTCTGAGAACCTCCGATACAAACACCACAGATTTTCAATATCTGGATAGGATCGGAGACATCAATGTGTATGGAAATCCTTACAATACAGCTGTGGGATATGGAATGAAAAAGTCCGCCTACAAATGGAAGTATGATGATGTAAATCCATTTTTGGTACAGAACAGACTGTCCGGCGATGCGTTTGGAGGAAATGATATCTTTCACATGATCAAGACAGAAAAGCCGAAGACAAACGCCTGCAAGATCACCCAGAGCAATGATGGGGAATATGTTTTTGAAAACACGGCCAGTCTTGCCGATAACATGACATTTGAGATTCCGGTGACGGAGGACGGCAAGCTGTATTTTCATTTTGACGGAAGCCAGGTGGAGGATACGGTAATTTACCGGAATAACGAGGTATATGTGAGCGGACGTCTGAATGCACAGTGTATCTATCTGGGGGATCTGAAAAAGGGAGATCATATCACGGTCAGTATGAGACTAAAACAAGATGACCTTATGTCCGGGGTGGTCAGGGTAACCCTTGCGTCTCTGGATGAGGATGCCATGAAAGATTTGTATGGAAAAATGCAGGAGCAGGCGTTCCAGTTGGAGGAGGCTGACAGCAGCACACTGAAGGGCACTGTGAGTATGAATGAAGATGGATTGGTGTTTTTCTCAATTCCTTATGATAAGGGCTGGAAGGTCCTCGTGGACGGTAAGGAGACAGAGGTAAACTCTCTTGGAAAAGCATTTCTCTGTGTGGATGTATCTGAAGGGAAGCATGAGATCAAACTGGAATACTGTCCGGAAGGTTTTAAGGAAGGTATCATTCTGACGGCTTTGGGATGGTTGATATTTGCATCTATCTGCCTGAGGAAACGAAAAAAATCCGTCTAA
- a CDS encoding DUF1002 domain-containing protein encodes MRKRKSLFRAAAAVMAAVMAFSFVPSKFVKADSVDGEQYLALGADLSSKEKQTVLELLGVSDTGGYTMIKVTNKEEHEYLGDYLSSKVIGSRALSSVTVKKTDSGSGVNVQTENITYCTEGMYKNALVTAGIKDADVKVAGPFKISGTAALVGVMKSYEAMTGKKIPEKSKDAATDELITTGEVAESIGKDDAEKLIADVKQKVAEDNLKTPQEIGKAIDESAKDLEINLSDADRQKIQELMDKISDLNLNVDQLKEQAKDIYNKLNDSGFFEKVKNWFSGVVDTIKGIFS; translated from the coding sequence ATGAGAAAAAGAAAAAGTTTATTCAGAGCGGCAGCCGCAGTCATGGCGGCAGTCATGGCATTTTCATTTGTGCCGTCAAAGTTCGTCAAGGCAGACAGTGTGGACGGCGAACAGTACTTGGCATTGGGCGCTGATTTAAGTTCAAAAGAAAAACAGACAGTACTGGAGCTGCTGGGAGTAAGCGATACGGGCGGCTATACGATGATCAAGGTTACAAATAAAGAGGAACATGAATATCTGGGAGACTATTTATCCAGCAAGGTTATCGGGAGCAGGGCGTTATCATCTGTCACTGTCAAGAAGACTGACAGCGGAAGCGGGGTCAATGTGCAGACAGAGAACATTACATACTGTACTGAGGGAATGTACAAGAACGCTCTTGTGACTGCAGGGATCAAGGATGCGGATGTGAAGGTTGCCGGTCCTTTTAAGATCTCCGGGACTGCCGCGCTTGTGGGAGTCATGAAGTCCTATGAGGCTATGACAGGAAAGAAAATTCCTGAAAAGAGCAAGGATGCGGCCACGGATGAGTTGATCACTACAGGTGAAGTGGCCGAGAGCATAGGAAAAGATGATGCGGAAAAGCTCATCGCCGATGTGAAGCAGAAGGTAGCAGAAGACAATCTAAAGACACCTCAGGAAATCGGTAAGGCGATCGATGAGTCAGCAAAGGATTTAGAGATCAATCTGTCTGACGCTGACCGCCAGAAGATCCAGGAACTGATGGATAAGATCTCCGACCTGAACTTAAATGTGGATCAGTTAAAGGAACAGGCAAAGGACATCTACAATAAACTGAACGACAGCGGCTTTTTTGAGAAGGTGAAAAACTGGTTCTCAGGAGTTGTGGATACCATTAAAGGAATTTTCAGCTAA
- a CDS encoding A24 family peptidase, translating into MVLLFYLLAAVVWDLVQFRVPNYFILPGLVLGILLLPYHGLSIPDVLLGSVCPLIFLYPLFAVGAFGAGDIKLFIVTGLFLGGLNLYLVAASFFTGGILALFKMLSDRSLVPRLFYFYSYILQCISQKKINTYLSYSPEKENNRIHFTAAVMLGYLLLSAWRDCL; encoded by the coding sequence ATGGTTTTATTATTTTATCTGCTGGCAGCAGTAGTATGGGATCTGGTCCAGTTTAGGGTACCTAATTATTTTATTCTGCCGGGTCTGGTCCTGGGCATTTTGCTCCTGCCATATCATGGATTAAGTATCCCTGATGTTTTGCTGGGGAGTGTGTGTCCGCTGATCTTTTTATATCCCCTATTTGCTGTGGGAGCTTTCGGCGCAGGGGATATCAAGCTTTTTATTGTCACAGGACTTTTTCTCGGAGGTTTGAACCTATACCTTGTGGCAGCTTCTTTTTTTACCGGCGGAATTCTTGCTCTGTTTAAGATGCTGTCTGACCGGAGTCTGGTCCCGCGCTTATTCTATTTCTATTCTTATATTCTACAATGCATCAGTCAGAAGAAGATCAATACTTATTTATCTTATTCCCCTGAGAAGGAAAATAACAGAATTCATTTTACTGCGGCAGTTATGCTCGGATATTTGCTGCTGTCCGCCTGGAGGGACTGTCTATGA
- a CDS encoding CpaF family protein, whose protein sequence is MLKERVLSRADLICDISDRQLLELIEEELYLMSGETYLSLKDKYELLKEVYNALRRLDILQDLLEDDSITEIMINGYQNVFIEVNGKLKRCSKSFSSEEKLYQVIQQIVAGANRIVNESNPIVDARLPDGSRVNVMLPPVSLNGATMTIRKFAREPMTMDWLRDKGAFSIFTERFLEILVRARYNIFISGGTGSGKTTLLNGLSNCIPSDERIITIEDSAELRLNGIENLVRLEMKNANIAGENQITIEQLIKAALRSRPDRIVVGEVRGEEALSMLNAMNTGHDGSISTGHANGPEDMLKRLETMVLMGVDMPVFAIRGQIASAIDIIIHLGRVRDGSRKLLEIDEILGMEDGQVKMKKLFYYDQKKGLLPADSLKNTKKLKEYGQYEAYEGLLSEHTNSNGGETGHKEYF, encoded by the coding sequence TTGTTAAAGGAAAGGGTTCTGAGCCGGGCAGACTTGATCTGCGATATCAGCGACAGGCAGCTTTTGGAACTGATCGAGGAAGAACTATATCTGATGTCAGGGGAGACTTATCTGTCATTAAAGGACAAGTATGAACTTTTAAAGGAGGTGTACAATGCGCTGCGCAGACTGGATATCCTTCAGGATCTGCTGGAGGACGATTCCATTACAGAGATCATGATTAATGGATATCAAAATGTTTTTATTGAGGTGAACGGGAAGCTTAAAAGGTGTAGTAAGTCCTTTTCATCAGAAGAAAAACTGTATCAGGTGATTCAGCAGATTGTTGCCGGGGCCAACCGGATCGTCAATGAGTCCAATCCCATTGTAGACGCAAGGCTTCCCGACGGTTCCAGGGTCAATGTAATGCTGCCACCGGTCTCTTTAAACGGAGCGACTATGACCATCAGAAAGTTTGCCAGGGAACCGATGACCATGGATTGGCTGAGAGATAAGGGAGCCTTCTCAATTTTTACAGAACGGTTTCTTGAGATCTTGGTCAGGGCAAGATATAACATTTTTATCTCAGGCGGAACAGGCAGCGGTAAGACAACCCTGTTAAATGGGCTGTCCAACTGTATCCCGTCAGATGAAAGAATCATCACCATTGAAGATTCTGCAGAACTTAGGCTGAATGGGATAGAAAACCTGGTACGCCTGGAAATGAAAAATGCCAATATAGCAGGAGAAAACCAGATCACCATAGAGCAGCTCATCAAGGCAGCCCTAAGGTCCAGACCGGACAGGATTGTTGTAGGTGAAGTACGGGGAGAGGAGGCCCTTTCTATGTTAAACGCAATGAATACGGGACATGATGGATCCATATCCACAGGCCATGCCAATGGACCTGAAGATATGCTCAAGCGTCTGGAGACGATGGTGCTAATGGGAGTTGATATGCCTGTCTTTGCCATAAGGGGGCAGATTGCGTCAGCCATTGATATTATCATCCATCTGGGAAGAGTCAGGGACGGCAGCAGAAAGCTGCTGGAGATTGATGAGATTCTAGGAATGGAAGATGGCCAGGTAAAAATGAAAAAGTTGTTTTACTATGATCAGAAGAAAGGGCTCCTGCCTGCAGATTCACTGAAGAATACCAAAAAACTAAAGGAGTATGGTCAATATGAAGCGTATGAGGGATTATTGTCAGAGCATACGAATAGCAACGGCGGAGAAACCGGGCATAAAGAGTATTTTTAA
- the trpA gene encoding tryptophan synthase subunit alpha: MKDLVLYITAGYPDENTFFKTLDLMDEQKVPILELGIPAEDPFLDGDIIRQSHRKVLEAGIDPRQLGDLLEKIRSRYQFRVILMTYREGINRFHLSKLDTALYDGVLCVNEALTIASGMKPVQIYNEAMDENEIMKHLKENTNFAYVMSGRGKTGSFRRLPEGYIKTVSFLKQKTDLPVYVGFGIKTLEDVKNVCSHGADGVIIGSHFMKVMRDGGFTECKNYLNIINNYLQKVALQK; encoded by the coding sequence ATGAAGGATCTGGTATTGTACATAACAGCCGGGTACCCTGATGAGAATACGTTTTTTAAGACATTGGATCTGATGGATGAACAAAAGGTGCCCATCCTGGAGCTTGGCATCCCGGCGGAGGATCCGTTTTTGGACGGTGACATCATCAGACAGAGCCACAGGAAGGTGCTTGAAGCCGGCATTGACCCGAGACAGCTTGGGGATCTGCTGGAGAAGATCCGCAGCAGGTATCAGTTCCGGGTCATATTAATGACTTACCGGGAGGGCATCAACAGATTTCATCTGTCTAAATTGGATACAGCGCTGTATGATGGTGTCTTATGCGTGAATGAGGCCTTGACTATAGCATCTGGAATGAAGCCTGTGCAAATATATAATGAGGCGATGGATGAAAATGAGATCATGAAGCATCTGAAAGAAAATACCAACTTTGCATATGTCATGAGCGGAAGAGGGAAGACCGGTTCCTTCAGGCGCCTGCCCGAAGGATACATAAAAACGGTCAGCTTTCTAAAACAAAAGACAGATCTGCCTGTATATGTAGGGTTTGGAATAAAGACTCTGGAGGATGTGAAGAACGTCTGCAGCCACGGAGCAGACGGAGTGATCATCGGGTCCCACTTTATGAAAGTGATGAGGGATGGAGGATTCACAGAATGTAAAAATTATCTAAATATAATAAACAATTATTTACAAAAAGTTGCTTTACAGAAATAG
- a CDS encoding pro-sigmaK processing inhibitor BofA family protein → MDQNQMLLYIMVGGCGLCVLYGILKRPSYLLVLLARGGFCAALVFVIHVYCQKNGIHAPVDLNIASIGTGALLGLPGIVVLYVLGCIV, encoded by the coding sequence ATGGATCAGAATCAGATGCTTTTGTACATAATGGTGGGAGGCTGCGGCCTCTGTGTGCTTTACGGGATATTAAAGAGGCCGTCCTACCTCCTGGTCTTGCTGGCAAGAGGAGGGTTCTGCGCGGCTCTCGTATTTGTCATCCATGTCTATTGTCAGAAAAACGGAATCCACGCGCCTGTGGACTTAAATATAGCATCCATCGGAACTGGGGCACTTTTGGGACTGCCAGGGATTGTAGTATTGTATGTATTGGGCTGTATTGTGTGA
- a CDS encoding PTS sugar transporter subunit IIB codes for MLNIVTVCGAGVGSSMMLRLYAQQSLSEEGIEASVEAADIGSVNPDAFDIVITTSDFADLLHESRAKIIRIDNMMDKGYLKEQLLRTLKEL; via the coding sequence ATGTTAAATATAGTAACAGTATGTGGAGCAGGAGTCGGAAGCAGTATGATGCTGCGCCTGTATGCGCAGCAGAGCCTGTCAGAGGAGGGGATTGAAGCCAGTGTTGAGGCGGCGGATATCGGGTCCGTCAATCCAGACGCATTCGATATTGTGATCACCACATCTGACTTCGCAGATCTTTTACATGAGTCCAGAGCAAAAATCATCAGGATTGACAACATGATGGACAAGGGATATTTAAAGGAACAGCTTTTAAGGACCTTAAAAGAGCTATAG
- a CDS encoding PTS ascorbate transporter subunit IIC, producing the protein MNILMYLINNVFNQAVFVIGMVVFLGMLVQKTELSKIIASTVKTMIGFLLINTGGQTLGVALLPLQPMLIKVFHLQVKVQDLGAAQAESLGDIGSEMALIFALGFLMNIFLARITKFKYVHLSAHVSFFYSGLIAAALKFGTNLSFLPLVLLGAVLLGSYMTFTCAYVAPLMKNIKGGEGFTLAHSSSSGVWLAAKIGGLVGNKEQDLEDIKIPKRLNFLREMTIALTVVMTFMFFLISLISGPGWVMQNVSEGRDIITFSLLNGLQFGLWITVIITGVRMLLSEIIPAFHGIADKIIPNAVPGLDVPLLFPNHPTSVIFGFLVSLAAGFVGMGILGVMNYPVVVFPALIPTFFTGAVTAIFGNSTGGIRGAFAGSFLNGMILIIGQAFLLPMIGTYAPIMRILSETDYCLYGPILGGILKLLGGI; encoded by the coding sequence ATGAATATATTAATGTACTTGATCAACAACGTCTTTAACCAGGCGGTGTTTGTCATAGGAATGGTAGTTTTTCTTGGGATGTTGGTACAGAAGACAGAGCTGTCCAAGATCATTGCAAGTACAGTAAAGACCATGATCGGGTTTCTGCTGATCAACACAGGAGGACAAACTCTCGGTGTGGCACTGTTGCCTTTGCAGCCAATGCTCATTAAGGTTTTTCATCTTCAGGTTAAGGTGCAGGATCTGGGTGCTGCCCAGGCGGAAAGTCTTGGGGATATCGGCAGTGAAATGGCTTTAATTTTTGCGCTTGGATTTCTGATGAATATTTTTCTGGCAAGGATTACGAAGTTTAAATATGTCCATCTCTCTGCACACGTGTCATTTTTCTACTCCGGTTTGATCGCAGCAGCGTTAAAGTTTGGAACTAATTTAAGTTTTCTGCCACTGGTTCTGCTGGGTGCCGTTTTGCTGGGAAGTTATATGACATTCACCTGTGCTTATGTGGCTCCGCTGATGAAAAATATCAAAGGAGGAGAAGGGTTCACCCTGGCACATTCCAGTTCTTCTGGTGTATGGCTGGCCGCAAAGATCGGCGGTCTAGTAGGCAATAAGGAACAAGATCTGGAAGATATTAAGATACCAAAGAGATTAAATTTTTTAAGGGAGATGACCATCGCTCTGACGGTTGTAATGACGTTCATGTTCTTTCTGATCTCACTGATCAGCGGTCCAGGATGGGTTATGCAGAATGTCAGTGAAGGAAGGGATATCATTACCTTTTCTCTGCTGAACGGTCTCCAGTTCGGTCTCTGGATCACAGTGATCATCACCGGTGTCAGGATGCTTTTATCTGAGATCATCCCGGCATTCCATGGCATTGCAGATAAGATCATTCCAAATGCAGTGCCGGGGCTTGATGTGCCGCTGTTGTTTCCGAATCATCCGACCTCCGTCATCTTTGGCTTTTTGGTAAGCCTAGCCGCGGGTTTTGTGGGCATGGGTATTCTGGGAGTGATGAACTATCCGGTTGTAGTTTTCCCTGCCTTGATCCCTACCTTTTTTACCGGAGCTGTCACAGCTATTTTTGGAAATTCTACAGGAGGGATCCGGGGTGCTTTTGCAGGATCATTTTTAAACGGTATGATCTTGATCATAGGACAGGCTTTCTTGCTTCCGATGATTGGAACTTATGCCCCGATCATGAGAATCCTGAGTGAGACGGATTACTGTCTTTATGGCCCCATTTTAGGCGGGATCTTAAAGCTTTTAGGAGGTATATAG